One window of the Rufibacter radiotolerans genome contains the following:
- a CDS encoding tetratricopeptide repeat protein, which translates to MDDNFEEFSSEDLDLVHRFETMQETNNTQFFDLSDYESIIDYYANSFNYSQALKACDAGIAQYPFSTELLIDKAQVLAMLGAFDEALVLVEEVAQIDPANEDIPVTKGIIFNQKGDFAQAIDFFKQAAEQSEVKDDIYFNIGLSYQSWGKFKAAMKYYKRSLRLNIENELALQELLYCLEVTGEGEGVIAFFQEFVDEDPYSAMAWFNLGLAQSRLGNYEKAVASYEYATLIQPDLAPAFVNLANNYVYLGEFTKAIEAFQGALEHTEPNADILCNIGECYEKLSQWDLAHKYYVKAIDLSPEMDEAWFGIGVILDLQGKWLEAVHYYRKAISFYADNVDYWLALAAAEYQLGNVISSVEAYEQASNLSPENKDIWLNWSIILYEQGNFEGAIDLLINALELQPDEAELQYRLCAYSLAAGKYKQAYNYLENALILDFDKHRLLFEFFPELESQRALARLIDQYRK; encoded by the coding sequence ATGGACGATAATTTTGAAGAGTTTTCCAGTGAGGATTTAGACCTGGTACACAGGTTTGAGACCATGCAGGAAACGAATAATACACAGTTCTTTGACCTCTCAGACTATGAGAGCATTATAGACTATTACGCCAATAGTTTTAATTACAGCCAGGCTTTGAAGGCCTGTGATGCCGGTATTGCCCAATACCCTTTCTCCACTGAACTCCTGATAGACAAAGCCCAGGTGCTGGCCATGCTGGGTGCCTTTGATGAGGCCTTGGTCTTGGTGGAAGAAGTAGCCCAGATAGATCCTGCCAATGAGGACATCCCGGTTACCAAAGGCATTATCTTCAACCAGAAGGGAGACTTTGCCCAAGCCATTGATTTCTTTAAGCAGGCGGCAGAGCAATCTGAGGTGAAGGATGATATTTACTTCAACATCGGGCTTTCTTACCAGAGCTGGGGCAAGTTCAAGGCGGCCATGAAGTACTACAAGCGTAGTCTGCGGTTGAACATAGAAAATGAGCTGGCCTTGCAGGAATTACTGTATTGTCTGGAAGTGACCGGTGAAGGAGAGGGCGTGATCGCCTTTTTCCAGGAATTTGTAGATGAGGATCCTTATTCGGCCATGGCCTGGTTTAACTTAGGGTTAGCGCAAAGTAGGCTGGGGAACTATGAGAAAGCCGTAGCTTCCTATGAGTATGCCACTTTGATCCAGCCTGACCTGGCTCCGGCTTTCGTGAACCTGGCCAATAACTATGTTTATCTGGGAGAGTTCACCAAAGCCATCGAGGCTTTTCAGGGAGCATTGGAGCACACAGAGCCCAATGCAGATATTCTTTGCAACATTGGCGAGTGCTATGAAAAGCTTTCGCAGTGGGATTTGGCTCATAAGTATTACGTAAAGGCCATTGACCTTTCTCCTGAGATGGACGAGGCCTGGTTTGGTATTGGCGTGATCCTTGACCTGCAAGGTAAATGGCTGGAAGCAGTCCATTATTATCGGAAGGCTATTTCCTTTTACGCCGACAATGTAGACTATTGGTTGGCCCTGGCGGCGGCGGAGTATCAGTTGGGCAATGTCATCTCTAGCGTGGAAGCCTATGAGCAGGCCAGCAACCTGTCCCCTGAAAACAAAGATATCTGGCTGAACTGGTCCATTATCCTGTATGAGCAAGGCAATTTTGAGGGCGCTATTGACCTTCTAATAAATGCCTTAGAGCTTCAGCCAGACGAAGCCGAACTGCAGTACAGGCTCTGTGCCTACAGTTTAGCCGCAGGAAAGTATAAGCAGGCATACAATTATCTGGAAAATGCTTTAATTTTGGACTTCGATAAGCATAGACTTCTCTTTGAGTTCTTTCCAGAGCTGGAATCGCAGCGGGCCCTGGCCCGTCTCATTGACCAGTATCGCAAATAA
- a CDS encoding DedA family protein, whose translation MELLRQFIDLFLHLDQHLSQIISDYGTWTYVILFLIIFVETGVVVMPFLPGDSLLFAAGAFAATGVLNVWWLVLLLFIAAFLGDTLNYLIGDYFGPKVFKRDYRFLKREYLYKTQAFYEKHGGKTIIFARFIPIIRTFAPFVAGVGTMKYSKFLSYNVIGGFLWVAGFVLAGFVFGNIPAVKKNFTLVIFGIILISIIPPVIELVKHKFSPKQQ comes from the coding sequence ATGGAGTTACTCCGGCAGTTCATTGATTTGTTTTTACACCTGGACCAGCACCTCAGTCAGATTATCTCTGATTATGGCACCTGGACCTACGTGATCCTTTTCCTGATCATCTTTGTGGAAACCGGGGTGGTGGTCATGCCTTTTCTGCCAGGAGACTCGCTTCTCTTTGCCGCCGGGGCCTTTGCCGCGACCGGGGTGCTGAACGTGTGGTGGCTGGTGCTGCTGCTGTTCATTGCGGCTTTTCTGGGCGATACGCTTAACTATTTGATAGGCGATTATTTTGGGCCCAAGGTGTTCAAACGAGATTACCGCTTCCTGAAGCGGGAGTACCTGTACAAGACCCAGGCCTTCTATGAGAAGCACGGGGGCAAAACCATCATCTTCGCCCGGTTTATCCCTATCATCCGTACGTTCGCGCCGTTTGTGGCTGGGGTAGGGACCATGAAATACAGTAAATTCCTGTCTTACAACGTAATTGGTGGCTTTTTGTGGGTGGCTGGTTTCGTGCTGGCCGGCTTTGTCTTCGGGAACATTCCGGCAGTAAAAAAGAATTTTACGCTGGTGATCTTCGGGATCATCCTTATCTCCATCATCCCGCCGGTGATTGAGTTAGTAAAACATAAATTTAGCCCCAAACAGCAATAG
- a CDS encoding outer membrane beta-barrel protein produces MKKSPAEQKQGQSVEEVFRNGLADAESTPPPRIWENLDTILENQELHHYRKQAKWYRSIAAAALLLLISFSIFLWKNGATPATQPQESLASTAITNNAPAQPESNQPAPTAKKPVEKLAAVSGTFSGKQGQNRNLNSKPLGAGRIYERKPGTETTNAIAHSGSNQARISQKLQEAPNNFVTPTAAGTLASAEAKGSVEELSALAGRVGEINALAVTADSVQPARAKTILLQKQAETSAVAVVTPAEKEEKNPTGTVQRWSLAVAYSPQYAYAPVKLGQASNAPMASFSQPEMANEYQEAVNEYNNSYSPTYSYSTMVGASYQINEKWQLESGFLYTQNEAKTSSSFLVSGGAGSRNQSFDGLALATSAKNVPLVANALHSDASPTSMSVSRTTQYNTRYKYQQLGLPLRVAYRHNLKKFFGYLAGGVHVNLLLQNSITPETMQVEALRFSFKDKDSPYKAWQFATSTSLGLGYEVSKNMSLIVAPELNYSLTPLLREEQQQTDAYQLGVSIGGRWRLGK; encoded by the coding sequence ATGAAAAAATCACCGGCTGAGCAGAAGCAAGGTCAGTCTGTGGAGGAGGTGTTCCGAAACGGATTGGCAGACGCGGAGTCTACCCCGCCTCCGCGCATCTGGGAGAACCTGGATACTATATTGGAGAACCAGGAACTGCACCATTACCGGAAGCAGGCAAAATGGTACCGTTCCATTGCCGCCGCCGCCTTGCTGCTGTTGATCTCCTTTTCTATTTTCCTCTGGAAGAATGGCGCCACCCCAGCCACGCAGCCGCAGGAATCGCTGGCTTCTACCGCTATCACCAATAACGCTCCCGCTCAACCAGAAAGCAACCAGCCAGCTCCAACCGCAAAGAAACCGGTAGAAAAGCTCGCGGCTGTTTCAGGCACGTTTTCCGGAAAACAGGGCCAAAACAGAAATTTGAATAGCAAGCCTTTGGGCGCTGGCCGAATCTATGAGAGAAAGCCAGGGACTGAAACAACAAACGCCATCGCTCACTCAGGTTCCAACCAAGCCAGAATTAGCCAGAAGCTACAGGAAGCACCTAACAACTTTGTAACCCCAACCGCTGCTGGTACATTAGCTTCCGCAGAGGCTAAGGGTTCTGTAGAAGAACTTTCCGCTTTAGCGGGGCGGGTTGGTGAAATAAACGCCTTGGCAGTAACCGCAGATTCTGTTCAGCCTGCCCGGGCCAAGACCATCTTGCTGCAGAAGCAGGCAGAGACATCTGCGGTAGCCGTGGTGACTCCTGCGGAGAAAGAGGAAAAGAACCCCACTGGTACCGTGCAGCGCTGGAGCCTGGCCGTGGCGTATAGTCCGCAGTATGCGTACGCCCCCGTAAAGCTGGGGCAGGCCAGCAATGCGCCTATGGCCTCCTTCTCGCAACCCGAGATGGCCAATGAGTACCAGGAGGCAGTAAACGAATACAATAACAGCTACAGCCCTACCTATTCTTACAGCACCATGGTAGGGGCCAGCTATCAGATCAATGAAAAGTGGCAGCTAGAGAGCGGGTTCCTGTATACCCAGAACGAAGCCAAGACCAGCTCCTCTTTTTTGGTATCTGGCGGCGCAGGGAGCAGGAACCAGTCATTTGACGGTCTAGCGCTAGCTACCAGCGCCAAGAATGTGCCGCTGGTAGCCAATGCTCTCCATTCAGACGCTTCTCCCACTTCTATGTCTGTGAGCCGCACCACGCAGTACAATACCCGGTACAAGTACCAGCAGTTGGGGCTGCCGCTGCGGGTGGCTTACCGGCATAACTTAAAAAAGTTTTTTGGCTATCTGGCTGGAGGCGTGCACGTAAACCTATTATTGCAGAACAGCATTACGCCAGAGACAATGCAGGTAGAAGCGTTGCGTTTTAGTTTCAAGGATAAAGATTCGCCGTATAAAGCCTGGCAGTTTGCCACGTCTACCTCCCTGGGGTTGGGGTATGAGGTGTCAAAAAACATGAGCCTAATAGTGGCGCCAGAACTTAATTATTCCCTTACGCCTTTGCTACGGGAAGAACAGCAGCAGACAGACGCATACCAGCTAGGCGTGAGCATTGGCGGAAGATGGCGTCTGGGTAAATAA
- a CDS encoding shikimate dehydrogenase family protein, which yields MHNDYGLIGYKLTHSFSQKYFTDKFISEGIKDSQYHLFELDCIAELPALLKRYPNLKGLNVTIPYKEAIIPYLDELEPTAAKIGAINVVKFENGKLIGHNSDYQGFMQSLQNFYHCYSQSQALVLGTGGAAKAVMAALEYMNIAYKVVSREKRPGMLTYQELSPSVMSAVSLIINASPVGTYPKVDEAPAIPYELLSGHHYLYDLVYNPSQTLFLQRGQQMGAKTINGYEMLCLQAEVAWQIWHS from the coding sequence ATGCATAATGACTACGGGCTAATAGGCTATAAGCTTACCCACTCTTTCTCTCAGAAATATTTCACTGATAAATTCATCTCTGAGGGGATCAAGGACAGCCAGTACCATTTGTTTGAGCTGGATTGTATTGCCGAACTACCGGCGCTCCTGAAACGGTACCCCAACCTGAAGGGGTTAAACGTGACTATTCCTTACAAGGAAGCCATTATCCCCTATCTGGATGAGCTGGAGCCTACCGCAGCCAAGATAGGCGCCATCAACGTGGTGAAGTTTGAGAACGGCAAACTCATTGGCCACAACTCAGACTACCAGGGGTTTATGCAGTCCCTCCAAAATTTCTACCATTGTTACTCCCAGTCGCAGGCCCTGGTGCTGGGCACGGGCGGTGCAGCCAAGGCTGTCATGGCCGCTTTGGAGTACATGAACATCGCCTACAAGGTGGTGTCCAGGGAGAAAAGGCCCGGCATGCTGACCTACCAGGAGCTTTCTCCCAGCGTGATGTCGGCTGTATCACTGATCATCAATGCCTCGCCGGTGGGTACCTATCCCAAGGTAGACGAGGCCCCGGCCATTCCGTATGAGCTGCTGTCTGGCCACCACTATCTGTATGACCTGGTCTACAACCCTTCTCAAACCCTTTTCCTGCAGCGCGGCCAGCAGATGGGCGCCAAAACCATAAACGGCTACGAGATGCTTTGCCTTCAGGCCGAGGTGGCTTGGCAAATCTGGCACAGCTAG
- a CDS encoding RNA polymerase sigma factor: protein MKIFKSRDSSEADLIKEAVAGKRNAQQLLYQRYAGKMLAVSKRYARTDFEAEDILQDAFVKVFLYLKTFKGECPLEFWIKRIVINTAIKHQHSNRHLMVTDQEEEWDVASEHDSLDGQFAYEELLQLVRDLPPRYQAVFNLYAIEGFSHKEIGEMLDITESTSKSQYSRARASLRQALLRLKEQYHEKITG, encoded by the coding sequence TTGAAGATTTTCAAATCCAGAGATTCCTCCGAGGCTGACCTCATCAAAGAGGCCGTGGCCGGCAAGCGGAACGCCCAGCAACTGCTGTACCAACGGTACGCGGGCAAGATGCTGGCGGTAAGCAAGAGGTATGCCCGCACGGATTTTGAGGCCGAAGATATACTGCAGGATGCTTTTGTGAAGGTGTTTCTGTACCTGAAGACCTTTAAAGGCGAATGCCCCCTGGAGTTCTGGATCAAGCGGATTGTCATCAACACGGCCATCAAACACCAGCACAGCAACCGGCACCTCATGGTCACCGACCAGGAAGAAGAGTGGGATGTAGCCTCTGAGCATGATTCTCTGGATGGCCAGTTCGCTTATGAGGAGCTGTTACAATTGGTGCGGGACCTTCCGCCGCGGTACCAGGCGGTGTTTAACCTATATGCTATTGAGGGTTTCTCCCACAAGGAAATAGGGGAGATGCTGGACATCACTGAAAGTACTTCTAAGTCACAATATTCCCGGGCCCGGGCCAGTCTAAGACAGGCCTTGCTACGGTTAAAAGAGCAGTACCATGAAAAAATCACCGGCTGA
- a CDS encoding NAD-dependent epimerase/dehydratase family protein yields MKKVLVTGGSGLLGHFLVQRLLVDGLEVVALRRQTSSNLDHPNLTWVEGDILDPSLLQTLVQHVEEVYHCAGFVSYAPQDENLLQQINVEGTANIVNACLQNGQVRLCHVSSIAAINRKASDKVIHEDVQWDPMAERSAYAFSKFYAEMEVWRGISEGLQAVIVNPSVILGPGDLDRSSTQLYKYVLDQRPFYTAGYVNFVDVRDVVEAMVRLMQGNQWGQRFIVNGHQTSYQSFFEAVARLMGKTPPKFKVPGWVAEIVWRAEAVRGRLTGIKPLITKETARIAKEAHFFANDKVKAATGMTFRPLEETLRWSCGQLLRSESL; encoded by the coding sequence TTGAAAAAGGTATTAGTGACCGGTGGGAGTGGGCTTCTGGGCCATTTTCTGGTGCAGCGTCTGTTAGTGGATGGCTTAGAGGTGGTCGCTTTGCGGAGGCAGACGTCCTCCAACTTAGATCACCCCAACCTCACTTGGGTTGAAGGCGATATTTTAGACCCGTCGTTGCTGCAAACTCTTGTCCAACATGTGGAGGAAGTATACCATTGCGCCGGTTTTGTATCCTATGCCCCCCAGGATGAAAACCTGCTGCAGCAAATAAATGTGGAGGGAACCGCCAACATTGTGAATGCCTGTCTGCAGAACGGTCAGGTGCGTTTATGCCATGTGAGCTCTATTGCGGCCATCAACAGAAAAGCCAGTGATAAAGTAATCCATGAAGACGTACAGTGGGACCCCATGGCAGAAAGGTCAGCGTATGCGTTTTCTAAGTTTTATGCTGAGATGGAAGTATGGAGAGGCATATCAGAAGGCCTGCAGGCGGTCATCGTGAACCCCTCGGTTATTCTGGGCCCCGGAGATCTGGACAGGAGCAGCACACAGTTGTATAAATATGTTCTGGACCAGCGACCCTTTTACACCGCAGGTTATGTTAACTTTGTTGATGTACGCGATGTGGTGGAAGCCATGGTGAGACTCATGCAGGGAAACCAATGGGGCCAGCGCTTTATTGTAAATGGCCACCAAACCTCCTATCAATCCTTTTTTGAAGCGGTAGCAAGGTTAATGGGGAAAACCCCTCCCAAATTTAAGGTCCCAGGCTGGGTAGCTGAAATTGTTTGGCGGGCTGAAGCGGTAAGAGGAAGGTTAACCGGTATCAAGCCCTTAATTACCAAAGAAACAGCCCGTATCGCAAAGGAAGCTCACTTTTTTGCGAATGATAAAGTGAAAGCAGCAACAGGCATGACGTTTCGTCCTTTGGAGGAAACCCTGCGTTGGAGTTGCGGGCAGCTTTTGCGGAGTGAATCTTTGTAA
- a CDS encoding phosphosulfolactate synthase, with protein MNYELSHLPERTSKPRESGFTMAMDKGLSLREAENFAEVAGEYVDIVKLGWATSFVTPNLDKKLAIFREAGLPFYFGGTLFEAFIIRGQFDDYRRLLDKYKLEFAEVSDGSLEMDHDLKCQYIRTLSEQVTVLSEVGSKDAEKIIPPYKWISLMQAELDAGAWKVIGESREAGNVGLFRSTGEVRSGLVEEILTKIPFEKIIWEAPQKAQQVFFIKLLGANVNLGNISPNEIIPLETIRLGLRGDTFTHFLAKEMLDKLV; from the coding sequence ATGAATTACGAACTTTCCCACCTTCCAGAACGCACCTCTAAACCCAGAGAGAGCGGATTTACCATGGCCATGGACAAAGGCCTGAGTTTACGAGAAGCCGAAAACTTTGCCGAGGTTGCCGGAGAGTATGTAGATATTGTGAAGCTGGGCTGGGCTACGTCATTCGTGACGCCTAATTTGGATAAGAAACTGGCCATTTTCAGAGAAGCCGGTCTGCCTTTCTATTTTGGGGGTACCTTGTTTGAAGCCTTTATCATTAGAGGCCAGTTTGATGACTACCGCCGTCTGCTGGATAAATATAAGCTAGAGTTTGCCGAAGTGTCTGATGGCTCCCTTGAAATGGACCATGACCTCAAGTGCCAATACATCCGGACTTTGTCTGAGCAGGTAACGGTCCTGTCTGAGGTAGGCTCCAAAGACGCGGAGAAGATTATCCCTCCCTATAAATGGATTAGCCTGATGCAGGCCGAATTGGATGCTGGCGCCTGGAAGGTGATCGGGGAGTCCAGAGAGGCCGGTAACGTGGGCCTGTTCCGTTCCACCGGTGAGGTGAGAAGCGGTCTGGTGGAGGAGATCCTCACTAAGATCCCGTTTGAGAAAATTATCTGGGAGGCCCCACAGAAAGCGCAGCAGGTCTTCTTTATCAAATTACTGGGGGCCAACGTGAACTTGGGTAATATCTCGCCTAATGAAATTATCCCGCTGGAAACTATCCGTTTGGGCCTGAGAGGCGATACGTTCACCCACTTCCTGGCCAAGGAAATGTTAGATAAACTGGTTTAA
- a CDS encoding tyrosine-protein phosphatase codes for MWSRLKGLWSDKNKATLSYQDLVSDMHSHLLPGLDDGATTLEESMQLLEALYSLGFRKLCMTPHIMGDFYKNTPVAIKAKLKELQEVVSARGIEMELSCAAEYYLDEWFLEKIEQGEELLSFGGDRKFLLVETSYMNEPAHLRQIIFAIQTAGYTPVLAHPERYTYFYGRLERLLELRETGILFQININSIAGYYSKPAKEMARQLIERKAVEFLGTDTHAMKHIQVLQRAVTEPLFQEALRLPLLNATL; via the coding sequence ATGTGGAGTCGACTTAAGGGTCTGTGGAGCGATAAGAACAAGGCAACTCTTTCTTATCAGGACCTGGTGTCTGATATGCACTCTCATCTGCTTCCGGGTTTAGATGATGGGGCCACCACGCTGGAAGAATCTATGCAACTTCTGGAAGCTTTGTATTCCCTGGGCTTCCGTAAACTTTGTATGACTCCCCACATCATGGGGGACTTTTACAAGAATACTCCTGTTGCCATAAAGGCTAAACTGAAAGAGCTTCAGGAGGTGGTGTCTGCCAGAGGAATAGAGATGGAGCTTTCCTGCGCCGCAGAATATTACCTGGATGAATGGTTCCTGGAGAAAATAGAACAGGGGGAAGAGTTGCTGTCTTTTGGCGGAGACCGGAAGTTTCTGTTGGTAGAGACCTCCTACATGAATGAGCCGGCACATCTGCGGCAGATTATTTTTGCCATACAAACGGCGGGCTATACGCCGGTATTGGCCCACCCAGAGCGGTATACCTATTTTTACGGGAGGCTGGAGAGGCTTTTGGAACTCAGGGAGACCGGTATCCTTTTCCAGATTAATATCAATTCTATAGCGGGTTATTATTCTAAGCCTGCCAAAGAAATGGCCAGGCAGTTAATCGAAAGGAAAGCGGTTGAGTTTTTGGGCACCGACACACACGCCATGAAACATATTCAGGTGCTTCAGCGAGCGGTGACAGAGCCATTGTTTCAGGAGGCCTTAAGACTACCACTTCTAAACGCTACCCTCTAA
- the uvrB gene encoding excinuclease ABC subunit UvrB — translation MKFQLTSEFQPTGDQPRAIKQLTQGVRSGEHAQVLLGATGTGKTFTVANLIQEVQKPTLVLCHNKTLAAQLYGEFKQFFPNNAVEYFISYYDYYQPEAYIASSDVFIEKDLAINEEIEKLRLHATSALLSGRRDVIVVASVSCIYGIGNPEEFGKNVIPLALGMKVSRNNLLYQFVSILYSRTEVEFTRGTFRVKGDTVDIYPAYADFAYRIYFWGDEIESIQRIDPESGRKLADEESISLFPANLFVTGKDTLHQAINEIQFDMVAQHEYFLKEGRDNEAKRIKERTEFDLEMIRELGYCSGIENYSRYFDRREPGARPFCLLDYFPDDFLMVIDESHATLPQVRAMWGGDRSRKTALVEYGFRLPAAMDNRPLTFNEFESVMHQVIFVSATPGDYEIQKSEGVVVEQIIRPTGLLDPEIEVRPSQNQIDDLLDEVDNRIKRGDRILVTTLTKRMAEELTKYMERLNIKVKYIHSEVKTLDRVEILRELRLGVIDVLIGVNLLREGLDLPEVSLVAILDADKEGFLRDQRSLIQTIGRAARNENGKVIMYADRMTGSMQRSIDETNRRRAVQMEYNTEHGITPKTIYKSKEAIMDQTSVADSNKREPKAYAGPDESLMSIAADPVVQYMKRDELEKVIKKTEKQMEAAAKELDFLQAAKYRDELAELRKLLKAKRD, via the coding sequence ATGAAATTTCAACTCACCTCAGAATTCCAACCCACCGGAGATCAGCCCCGGGCCATAAAACAACTCACCCAGGGAGTACGCAGCGGCGAGCACGCGCAGGTATTGCTAGGCGCCACCGGTACCGGTAAAACGTTTACCGTGGCCAACCTCATCCAGGAAGTCCAGAAACCCACGCTGGTGCTGTGCCATAACAAAACCCTGGCCGCTCAGCTCTACGGCGAGTTCAAGCAATTCTTCCCTAACAACGCGGTAGAATACTTCATCTCCTACTATGACTACTATCAGCCCGAGGCCTACATCGCCTCCTCTGATGTGTTCATTGAGAAGGACCTGGCCATTAACGAAGAGATTGAAAAGCTTCGGCTCCATGCCACTTCGGCGCTGCTTTCTGGCAGAAGAGATGTGATCGTGGTGGCTTCCGTGTCCTGTATCTACGGTATCGGTAACCCCGAAGAATTCGGGAAGAACGTGATTCCGCTGGCGCTGGGCATGAAAGTAAGCCGCAACAACCTCCTGTACCAATTCGTGTCCATTCTCTACAGCCGCACCGAGGTAGAGTTCACACGTGGAACGTTCCGGGTGAAAGGCGATACCGTGGACATTTATCCGGCGTACGCCGATTTCGCCTACCGCATCTATTTCTGGGGCGATGAGATTGAGTCCATCCAGCGCATAGACCCGGAGAGTGGCCGCAAGCTGGCCGATGAGGAAAGCATCTCCCTGTTCCCGGCCAACCTGTTCGTGACTGGCAAAGACACGCTGCACCAGGCCATTAATGAGATTCAGTTTGACATGGTGGCCCAGCACGAGTACTTCCTCAAGGAGGGCCGTGACAACGAGGCCAAACGCATTAAGGAGCGTACCGAGTTTGACCTGGAGATGATCCGGGAGCTGGGCTACTGCTCGGGTATTGAGAACTACTCCCGCTACTTTGACCGCCGGGAACCCGGGGCGCGTCCCTTCTGCCTGCTTGACTATTTTCCAGATGATTTCCTGATGGTGATTGACGAGAGCCACGCAACCCTGCCACAAGTTCGCGCCATGTGGGGCGGTGACCGCTCACGCAAGACCGCGCTGGTAGAATACGGTTTCCGGCTGCCGGCCGCCATGGACAACCGCCCGCTCACGTTCAATGAGTTTGAGAGCGTCATGCACCAGGTCATCTTCGTGAGCGCCACGCCCGGCGACTACGAGATCCAGAAATCGGAAGGCGTGGTAGTGGAGCAGATCATCCGCCCGACGGGCTTATTGGACCCCGAGATTGAGGTGCGGCCCAGCCAGAACCAGATTGATGACCTGCTGGACGAAGTGGACAACCGCATTAAGAGAGGTGACCGCATTCTAGTGACTACCCTTACCAAACGCATGGCCGAGGAACTCACCAAGTACATGGAGCGCCTCAACATCAAGGTAAAATACATTCACTCAGAGGTGAAGACCCTGGACCGCGTGGAGATTCTGCGGGAGCTGCGCCTGGGCGTCATTGACGTGCTCATTGGCGTAAACCTGCTTCGCGAAGGTCTGGATTTACCCGAGGTAAGTCTGGTTGCTATTCTGGATGCTGACAAAGAAGGCTTCCTGCGTGACCAGCGTTCCTTGATTCAGACCATTGGTCGGGCCGCGCGGAACGAGAACGGCAAGGTGATCATGTACGCCGACCGGATGACCGGGTCCATGCAGCGCTCCATTGACGAGACCAACCGCCGCCGCGCCGTTCAAATGGAGTATAACACGGAGCACGGTATCACGCCCAAGACCATCTACAAATCCAAGGAAGCCATTATGGACCAGACCTCCGTGGCCGACTCCAACAAGCGCGAGCCCAAAGCCTACGCCGGTCCGGATGAAAGCCTCATGTCCATTGCCGCAGACCCAGTAGTACAGTACATGAAGCGCGATGAGCTGGAGAAGGTGATCAAGAAAACCGAGAAGCAGATGGAGGCCGCTGCCAAGGAACTGGACTTCCTGCAGGCCGCCAAATACCGTGATGAACTGGCAGAGCTCCGCAAGCTGCTCAAAGCCAAACGGGACTAA